A portion of the Candidatus Poribacteria bacterium genome contains these proteins:
- a CDS encoding efflux RND transporter permease subunit — translation MSIPKISVNNPVLANMLMIIIIVFGLYAWINLPRELTPEVSVQSAVVTTLYPGASPEEVEKLVTAPIEDAIEENVNKVDLLFSTSSEGRSVIFVDFEEISDRDFDKELESLRTTVEQVNELPEEILDDPRVQEFDISFGFPILTIVVGGNIAETQMRDIAENLKDEISDIKNIASVRMAGLREREIWIEVNPDRLKAYRLPISAVITALGTNNLNLPAGTMELGGTEFMIRTMGEFTDLDTIGETPITVQPIGTLLRLKDVATISDTYEEVRTLSRINGQPSISLSVQKKTEGNTIALVTKLRELVDNRRTDLPEGAELTVVNDYSVVLKERLGILETNAFFGLVLVVLMLLLFIGWRNALFAALGIPVAFMATFWFMSIAGYTLSGVSLFGLILVVGIVVDDAIVVIENIYRHIETGASPKVAAIRGAEEVGWPVVAASLTTICAFGPLMFMSGVTGQFMRIVPVMAILVLIASLFEVFVILPAHVAEWGKTKIRTGRSRLENLRTGSPRGFTFGVRIVSFFVWFAMFFELIRNRYVRILKITIRHRYAFVGSVLFFGLVACIGAFFVLDRELFPGEEFPQFYVKAEMPPSYGIQETTEVIVQIEEMAKGLPSTEVDAVVSNVGLHTFMSGLIRRSVTYGSNLGEVIVELTPKQKRTRGVDEIIAELRTKTTTISGIERLSFVTQDGGAPQVADVSTKIKGPRFENLTELAGVLKTALSQIDGVYDIQDDFSIGKSELRIYLNQEKARQYGLTTFQVAQTVQTGIEGAKATTYREADEAIDVIVKYEEDTLRNLAALSNLLVATPTGAAVPLKDVADIREEKGYADIHRFDGERAITVYASVDREKTTAFKVNQSLISAFADIESLYPGYQLDFRGVFDEITESFSELWKLFIVGLLLIYVVLGAQFKSFIQPIIILFAVPFGMIGAMVGLLLSHATLSIVAMFGIVALAGIVVNDSIVLIDFINKYREKGYNKWYAILKGSSLRLRPIVLTTVTTIFGLIPMAIGLGGKSPIWMPMAYTIIFGLAVATLMTLFVMPGLYAITTDLRRLILKDPEGRFRSVSEEELLGASVTADD, via the coding sequence ATGTCCATCCCCAAGATATCCGTAAACAACCCTGTTTTAGCGAACATGTTAATGATTATAATCATCGTTTTTGGGTTGTACGCATGGATAAACCTACCGCGGGAACTCACCCCAGAAGTCTCAGTCCAGAGCGCAGTTGTGACAACACTCTATCCGGGAGCCTCTCCAGAAGAAGTTGAAAAACTTGTCACTGCTCCTATTGAAGACGCAATTGAGGAGAACGTCAACAAAGTTGACCTATTGTTTTCTACCTCTTCAGAGGGGCGTTCTGTTATCTTTGTCGATTTTGAGGAGATAAGCGACCGGGATTTTGACAAGGAACTTGAAAGCCTACGCACCACTGTTGAGCAGGTAAATGAGCTGCCAGAGGAGATTTTAGATGATCCGAGGGTCCAAGAATTTGATATATCATTTGGTTTTCCTATTTTGACGATTGTTGTAGGTGGAAATATTGCGGAAACGCAGATGCGGGATATTGCTGAAAATCTCAAAGATGAAATTTCGGACATCAAAAACATCGCTTCTGTCCGAATGGCAGGTCTCCGTGAGAGGGAAATATGGATTGAGGTGAACCCGGATCGATTGAAGGCATATCGACTCCCAATTTCAGCGGTCATTACCGCGCTGGGAACAAACAACTTGAATCTCCCCGCCGGCACAATGGAACTCGGAGGCACAGAATTCATGATCCGAACGATGGGAGAATTCACCGATTTGGACACTATTGGCGAAACTCCCATCACTGTTCAGCCGATAGGTACGCTTCTCCGTCTGAAAGATGTTGCGACGATTTCTGACACCTACGAGGAGGTGCGAACGCTATCGCGAATTAATGGACAACCTTCGATTAGCCTGAGTGTGCAAAAGAAGACTGAGGGAAACACAATTGCATTAGTTACTAAACTTCGAGAATTAGTCGACAATCGGAGAACGGATCTCCCTGAAGGTGCTGAGTTGACGGTTGTTAATGACTATTCCGTTGTTCTCAAAGAACGATTGGGAATTCTTGAAACAAATGCCTTTTTCGGTTTGGTGCTTGTTGTGCTAATGCTCCTTCTCTTTATTGGATGGCGGAATGCCCTATTTGCGGCACTCGGCATACCGGTGGCGTTCATGGCAACTTTTTGGTTTATGTCCATTGCTGGTTATACACTCAGCGGTGTCTCACTGTTTGGGCTCATTTTAGTCGTCGGGATTGTTGTTGATGATGCTATTGTCGTCATAGAGAACATCTACCGGCATATTGAAACAGGCGCATCCCCGAAAGTTGCCGCCATTCGTGGTGCGGAAGAAGTCGGTTGGCCCGTTGTAGCAGCAAGCTTGACGACCATCTGTGCTTTTGGACCGTTGATGTTTATGTCTGGTGTTACTGGACAGTTTATGCGGATCGTGCCGGTTATGGCGATTCTGGTGTTGATAGCATCTCTTTTTGAGGTCTTCGTAATTTTACCAGCACACGTCGCTGAATGGGGAAAAACCAAAATTCGCACAGGACGCAGCAGGCTTGAAAATCTCCGAACCGGGTCCCCGAGGGGTTTCACCTTCGGTGTCCGCATTGTCAGCTTTTTCGTGTGGTTTGCTATGTTTTTTGAATTAATTCGGAACCGATATGTTAGAATCCTGAAAATAACCATTCGACACCGATATGCGTTTGTAGGGAGTGTCCTCTTCTTCGGATTGGTTGCATGCATCGGGGCATTTTTTGTTCTTGACAGGGAACTCTTCCCTGGTGAAGAGTTCCCACAATTTTATGTCAAAGCTGAGATGCCACCTTCCTACGGAATACAGGAAACAACAGAAGTAATTGTCCAAATTGAAGAGATGGCTAAAGGACTTCCCTCAACTGAAGTTGACGCGGTCGTCAGCAATGTCGGTTTACATACATTTATGTCAGGTTTGATAAGAAGAAGTGTTACCTACGGCTCAAATTTAGGAGAGGTAATCGTCGAGCTCACACCAAAGCAAAAACGCACCCGTGGTGTGGATGAGATCATCGCAGAACTACGGACAAAAACCACCACAATTAGTGGAATTGAGCGGCTGAGTTTCGTCACACAGGACGGGGGGGCACCACAAGTAGCAGATGTGAGCACGAAAATAAAAGGACCGAGATTTGAGAATCTGACTGAACTCGCTGGCGTTCTTAAGACAGCCCTATCTCAGATAGATGGCGTTTACGACATCCAAGATGATTTCAGCATTGGAAAATCTGAACTGCGCATCTACTTAAATCAGGAGAAAGCGCGTCAATATGGATTAACCACGTTTCAGGTCGCACAAACCGTTCAAACGGGTATTGAGGGTGCCAAGGCAACCACCTATCGAGAAGCAGACGAGGCGATTGATGTTATCGTCAAATATGAGGAAGACACGCTTAGGAATCTCGCAGCACTTAGCAATCTCTTGGTTGCGACACCCACTGGTGCCGCTGTTCCCCTTAAGGACGTTGCAGATATAAGGGAAGAAAAGGGGTACGCAGATATCCATCGCTTCGATGGGGAACGAGCAATCACAGTTTATGCATCCGTAGATAGAGAAAAGACGACTGCCTTTAAAGTGAATCAATCGCTCATCAGCGCATTTGCTGATATAGAATCTTTGTATCCGGGATACCAACTCGATTTTCGAGGGGTTTTTGATGAAATTACAGAATCCTTTTCTGAGTTGTGGAAGTTGTTCATTGTTGGGCTGTTGCTCATCTATGTCGTATTGGGTGCACAATTCAAATCCTTTATACAACCGATTATCATTTTGTTTGCTGTTCCATTTGGTATGATCGGTGCGATGGTAGGACTCCTACTTTCCCATGCGACCCTTAGCATCGTCGCTATGTTTGGTATCGTTGCACTCGCTGGGATTGTGGTGAACGATTCGATCGTTCTTATCGACTTCATTAACAAGTACCGAGAAAAGGGGTATAACAAGTGGTACGCTATTCTGAAAGGCAGTAGTCTCCGATTGCGTCCAATCGTTCTCACCACGGTGACGACGATTTTCGGACTCATTCCGATGGCAATCGGGTTAGGTGGCAAGTCGCCTATATGGATGCCGATGGCGTATACGATCATTTTCGGACTCGCCGTTGCAACATTGATGACGCTGTTCGTGATGCCGGGATTATATGCCATCACAACGGACCTTCGT